GACGAGGGGGTCGTCCGGGAGACGGTGGTGGTGCAGGGCGCGAAAGACGTCCACCTTGCTCATGGCCGATGACCTCCCGGCGGGATCCGGCGGCTGACCATCACCCGGTTCCAGTTGTTGATGGCGACGATCAGGGCGATGAGATGGGCGAGCCGACGGTCGTCGAAGTGCCGGGCCGCTCCGGCGAGGACGGCGTCCGGCACGAACCCTTCCGTCAGGACGGTCACCGCCTCCGTCAGCGCGAGCGCGGCCCGCTCACGCTCGTCGTAGACGCCCTCGGCCTCCTCCCAGGCGGCCAGCAGGTCCAGCTGCCTCTCGCTCACCCCGTGCTCACGGGCGATCGTGAGGTGCATGTCCAGGCAGAACGCGCAGTGATTGAGCTGCGAGGCCCGGATGACGACGAGTTCGGCGAGGGCCGGATCGCCGAGCCCCTCCTTCGCGGCCGCACTGAGCGCGGACAGGGCCTGGGCGACCTCGCGGTCGAGGAGGTCCGTACGGCTCACTGGTGCTTCCCCGCCTCGTAGTGCCCCGGGACCATACGGCAGGTCACGCCGAACCGGTTCCACGCGTTGATCACGGTGATCGCGGCGATCAACTGGGCCAGCTCGGCCTCCTCGAAGTGCTTGGCGGCGTGCGCGTACACCTCGTCGGGCACGAAGCCGTCGGTGAGGACCGTGACCGCCTCGGTCAGCGCCAGGGCCGCGAGCTCCTTCTCCGTGTAGAAGTGCGCCGACTCCTCCCACGCGCCGAGCTGGACGATCCGCTCGACGCTCTCCCCGGCGGCGAGGGCGTCCTTGGAGTGCATGTCGAGGCAGAACGCGCAGTGGTTGAGCTGCGAGGCGCGGATCTTCACGAGCTCCAGGAGCCTCGGGTCCAGGCCCTGCCGGGCGGCCGTGTCGAGGCGGAGCATCGCCTTGTAGACCTCGGGGGCGTGCTGGGCCCAGGCGAGACGGGGCTGGTGTTCGGGGGCGTTGGAGTCGGTTCGCGCTGTGGTCATGCCTCGACCCTAGGAGCAGGGCAGCCCAGGAGTATGGTCCACTTCCATGGCGAAACCCTGGGCCACTTTCGGCGTCGACCTCCACCTGGAACCCACCGGGCCCGGCATCCGTCGCGGCCTCACCGACGCCCTCCGCGAGGCCGTCCGTACGGGCCGCCTGGCCCCGGGCACCCGGCTGCCCTCCTCCCGCTCCCTCGCCGCCGACCTGGGCATCGCCCGCAACACGGTCGCGGACGCCTACGCCGACCTCGTCGCGGAGGGCTGGCTCGCGGCCCGCCAGGGCTCGGGCACCCGGGTGGCCGAACGGACCCTCACGCCACCCTCCGGTTCCACCGCCCACCCCGTCACCCCGGAACGCCCTCCGCCCACCGCCGAGACGCACCTCGCCTTCTCCGGCCTGCGGAACGTTCCGGGTGCGGGTGCGGGTGGGGGCTTTGGCTCTGGGGCGCGGACCGTTCATGGCTCCGGCTCCGGCGCGTCGGGCCTGTCTGCGGTTTCTGCTTCCGCTTTTCGCCCTGGCGCATCCGGCCTCCTGCCCGTGACCCCCGTGGCCGCAGCCCGTCGCACCCCCGGCTCTCCGCCCGCGCATCGGCCCGCCTACAACCTGGATCCCGGCACCCCGGACCTCGCCTCCTTCCCCCGCACCCAGTGGCTCAAGGCCGCCCGCCGTGCCCTCGCCACCGCGCCCTACCAGGCTCTCGACTACGGCGACCCGCGCGGCCGTGTCGAACTGCGTACCGCTCTCGCCGGCTACCTCGCCCGCGCCCGCGGCGTGCGCGCCGACCCCGATCGCATCCTGGTGTGTGCCGGGATCTCGCACGGACTGCGCATGCTCGGCGCGGTGCTGAGGGCCAGGGGCGCGCGCACGGTGGCCGTGGAGTCGTACGGCCTCGACGTGCACTGGAAACTGCTGGCGGGCGCCGGTCTGCGGAGCGTGCCGCTGCCGTTCGACGAACGCGGCACGGATCCCGGGGAGTTGACCGACCAGGGCGCGGCCCTGCTCACGCCCGCCCACCAGTTCCCGATGGGCGGCACCCTGCACCGCGACCGGCGGGCGGCCGTCGTCGACTGGGCGCGCAGCACGGGCGGGCTGGTCGTCGAGGACGACTACGACGGCGAGTTCCGCTACGACCGCCAGCCCGTCGGCGCCCTCCAGGGACTGGACCCCGATCACGTGGTCTACGCGGGCACGGCCAGCAAGTCCCTCGCCCCCGGTCTGCGGCTGGGCTGGCTGGTGCTGCCGCCCGGCCTCATGGAGGAGGTGCTCGCGGCCAAGGGCGGCATCGACAGCTGCGGTTCCCTGGACCAGCTGACCCTCGCCGAGTTCATGGCCTCCGGCGCCTACGACCGTCATGTGCGCGCCGCCCGGCTGCGGTACCGGCGCCGCCGCGACGCCCTGGTGGCCGAGCTCGCACGGCGGGCCCCGCAGGTCCACGCCACCGGGATCGCGGCCGGCCTGCACGTGGTGCTGCGGCTGCCGCCGGGCACAGAACAGGCGACGCTGCGGGCGGCGGCCTGGCGGGGCCTCGCGGTGCACGGACTGCACCGCTACCAGCATCCCGAGGCGACCGTCGAGCGGCGCGACGCGCTCGTCGTCGGATACGGGACACCGCCGGACCACGCATGGTCGGGCGCCCTGGAAGCGCTGTGCGCGGCGTTGCCCGAATAACACCGCCCGTAATTGCGCCGTCTGTTTGGGCTGTTCATCATTCCCGAATCCGATTGCGCGGATAGAGTCGCCCCCATGAGCAACAGTGAATCCATATCCCGTGTGGCCCTGAAGAAAATCACCCCCGACGTGTCCTCGGCGATGGGCTCCCTGCATGTCGCCGCCGTTTCCGCGGCCCAGGACGCCAAGGTCGAACCGGAACTCCTGGAACTGATCCGGATCCGCGCCTCCCAGATCAACGGCTGCGCGTTCTGCCTCGACATGCACACCAAGGACGCCCGCGCGGCGGGGGAGACCGAGCAGCGCGTCTACGCCCTGAACGCCTGGCGGGAGACCCCCTTCTTCACCGCCCGCGAGCGTGCCGCACTGGCGTTGACCGAGGCCGTGACCCTCGTGCACGACGGCCAGGTGCCGGACGCGGTCTACGCCGAGGCCGCGGAGGTCTTCGACGAGACACAGGTCGCCGCACTGATCTGGGCGGCCACCGTCATCAACGCGTACAACCGGATCGCCATCGCGACCCGAATGGCACCTGGGGCTTATCAGCCGAAGCCCAAGAGCTGAAGAAAAGCCGCAGAAGAGCCGAAGAGGAGTTGCGGAACAGCTGAATTCAGGCACCCGGAAAGGCGCCGCGTCCTCTTCGATGCGGCGCCTTTCCGGTGAGGGAATTCAGTAACTCGGCAGCGGCTCCATGATGTCGTCCAGCCAGGCCCGCCATTCCGGGGCGCGGACCGCCGGCGCC
This is a stretch of genomic DNA from Streptomyces sp. NBC_00285. It encodes these proteins:
- a CDS encoding carboxymuconolactone decarboxylase family protein → MSRTDLLDREVAQALSALSAAAKEGLGDPALAELVVIRASQLNHCAFCLDMHLTIAREHGVSERQLDLLAAWEEAEGVYDERERAALALTEAVTVLTEGFVPDAVLAGAARHFDDRRLAHLIALIVAINNWNRVMVSRRIPPGGHRP
- a CDS encoding carboxymuconolactone decarboxylase family protein; its protein translation is MSNSESISRVALKKITPDVSSAMGSLHVAAVSAAQDAKVEPELLELIRIRASQINGCAFCLDMHTKDARAAGETEQRVYALNAWRETPFFTARERAALALTEAVTLVHDGQVPDAVYAEAAEVFDETQVAALIWAATVINAYNRIAIATRMAPGAYQPKPKS
- a CDS encoding carboxymuconolactone decarboxylase family protein — encoded protein: MTTARTDSNAPEHQPRLAWAQHAPEVYKAMLRLDTAARQGLDPRLLELVKIRASQLNHCAFCLDMHSKDALAAGESVERIVQLGAWEESAHFYTEKELAALALTEAVTVLTDGFVPDEVYAHAAKHFEEAELAQLIAAITVINAWNRFGVTCRMVPGHYEAGKHQ
- a CDS encoding aminotransferase-like domain-containing protein → MAKPWATFGVDLHLEPTGPGIRRGLTDALREAVRTGRLAPGTRLPSSRSLAADLGIARNTVADAYADLVAEGWLAARQGSGTRVAERTLTPPSGSTAHPVTPERPPPTAETHLAFSGLRNVPGAGAGGGFGSGARTVHGSGSGASGLSAVSASAFRPGASGLLPVTPVAAARRTPGSPPAHRPAYNLDPGTPDLASFPRTQWLKAARRALATAPYQALDYGDPRGRVELRTALAGYLARARGVRADPDRILVCAGISHGLRMLGAVLRARGARTVAVESYGLDVHWKLLAGAGLRSVPLPFDERGTDPGELTDQGAALLTPAHQFPMGGTLHRDRRAAVVDWARSTGGLVVEDDYDGEFRYDRQPVGALQGLDPDHVVYAGTASKSLAPGLRLGWLVLPPGLMEEVLAAKGGIDSCGSLDQLTLAEFMASGAYDRHVRAARLRYRRRRDALVAELARRAPQVHATGIAAGLHVVLRLPPGTEQATLRAAAWRGLAVHGLHRYQHPEATVERRDALVVGYGTPPDHAWSGALEALCAALPE